A part of Triplophysa dalaica isolate WHDGS20190420 chromosome 17, ASM1584641v1, whole genome shotgun sequence genomic DNA contains:
- the dnajb12b gene encoding dnaJ homolog subfamily B member 12b: MEVNKDEAERCIEIALGALQSAQQERARRFLEKAQRLFPTRKAQELLESLNRSQNGSNEAADGTGTRQRCSGVSSNGTAPGDKRSDSKSYTPEQADAVRRIKQCKNFYETLGVQKEASEDDLKKAYRKLALKFHPDKNHAPGATEAFKAIGNAYAVLSNDEKRRQYDRFGEERSSAGRSSHTNTHFQADISPEDLFNMFFGGGFPTSNVHMYSNGRMRYNQQQGEGGEHRGGGLALLMQLMPILILVIVSALSQMMVTNPPYSLSFRPSAGHTHKRVTEHLVVTYYVSERFSQEFSGSRLKQVESNVEDDYISNLRNNCWKEKQQKEGLLYRARYFGDSDLFQRAQRMGTPSCSRLSEVQASLHG; encoded by the exons ATGGAAGTGAACAAGGATGAAGCGGAGAGGTGCATCGAGATCGCGCTCGGTGCGCTGCAGAGCGCGCAGCAGGAGAGAGCGCGCCGGTTCCTGGAGAAAGCGCAGCGTCTTTTCCCGACGCGCAAAGCGCAGG AGTTGCTGGAGAGTCTGAACAGATCTCAGAACGGCTCTAATGAGGCTGCTGATGGCACAGGAACACGTCAGCGCTGTTCTGGGGTTAGCAGTAACGGCACAGCCCCTGGAGACAAGAGATCAGACTCCAAATCTTACACACCTGAGCAGGCCGATGCTGTCCGAAG aataAAGCAATGCAAGAACTTCTACGAGACTCTTGGAGTGCAGAAGGAGGCGTCAGAAGACGATCTTAAGAAAGCCTACAGAAAACTGGCGTTAAAGTTTCACCCTGATAAGAATCATGCTCCGGGGGCGACCGAGGCATTTAAAG CCATAGGAAATGCATATGCAGTTTTATCTAATGATGAAAAGAGACGACAGTATGATCGCTTCGGTGAGGAGAGAAGCAGCGCAGGCAGATCcagccacacaaacacacactttcaggCCGATATCTCACCTGaagatctctttaatatgttCTTCGGAGGCGGATTCCCTacaa GTAATGTTCATATGTACAGTAATGGAAGAATGCGCTACAACCAGCAGCAGGGCGAGGGTGGAGAACACAGAGGG ggtGGTCTTGCTCTTCTCATGCAGTTGATGCCCATCCTGATCCTGGTCATTGTATCAGCATTGAGTCAAATGATGGTGACTAACCCCCCCTACAGTCTCAGCTTCAGACC GTCAGcgggacacacacacaagcgtgTCACGGAACATCTGGTCGTGACGTATTACGTGAGCGAGCGCTTCAGTCAGGAGTTCAGTGGATCGAGACTGAAGCAGGTGGAGAGCAACGTGGAGGACGATTACATCTCCAACCTGAGAAACAACTGCTGGAAAGAGAAACAACAGA aggaGGGATTGCTGTACCGTGCGCGGTATTTTGGGGACTCTGATTTATTCCAGCGGGCACAGAGAATGGGAACCCCGAGCTGTTCTCGGCTCTCTGAGGTTCAGGCATCTCTACATGGATAA
- the ddit4 gene encoding DNA damage-inducible transcript 4 protein: MQEQLISSLVSEDPNLPSTPTSDGTSKRLSWSRILQKIHSSQSLDSDSDNHSSIDDASDTGSISMADLSETDLFFDPTEEVLCKEVVQLISENLTDAKDGVLHCSKLLIPEKLLEHIGQELVHLSASEPCGLRGALIDLCVERGGSCEPVGQIAVDPCLVPTFHLTLVLRLDSKGLWPKIQGLFTGRSPASPVVRHALKLSTGFRVIKRKLYSSEELLIEEC; encoded by the exons ATGCAGGAACAGCTGATTTCAAGCCTTGTGTCTGAAGATCCCAACCTTCCATCCACCCCGACATCAGACGGGACGTCCAAGCGTCTGTCCTGGAGCAGAATACTCCAGAAGATCCACAGCAGTCAGAGTTTGGACTCGGATTCGGACAATCACAGCAGCATCGATGACGCGTCTGATACAG GCTCCATATCCATGGCCGATCTGTCAGAAACTGACCTGTTCTTTGACCCCACGGAGGAGGTGCTGTGTAAAGAAGTGGTCCAGCTCATCTCCGAGAACCTGACCGACGCTAAAGACGGTGTATTGCACTGCTCCAAACTTCTCATCCCCGAAAAACTCCTGGAGCACATCGGCCAGGAGCTGGTTCATCTGTCCGCCAGCGAGCCCTGCGGCCTCCGGGGGGCGCTCATTGACCTTTGCGTGGAGCGGGGGGGCAGTTGTGAGCCCGTGGGGCAGATAGCGGTGGACCCATGCCTGGTGCCTACCTTTCATCTGACTCTGGTGCTCCGGCTGGACTCCAAGGGTCTCTGGCCTAAAATCCAGGGGCTCTTCACGGGCAGATCTCCAGCCTCACCGGTGGTCAGACATGCACTTAAACTGAGCACTGGCTTTCGAGTCATCAAAAGAAAACTGTACAGCTCTGAGGAACTTCTCATTGAAGAATGTTAA